One genomic window of Sodaliphilus pleomorphus includes the following:
- a CDS encoding PDZ domain-containing protein, which yields MKTRLTLLVAGLVATALGAMAKVPARAIPFILDSHLYIQATVADTIPVSLIYDTGADRLYLDKDYMRLSPLGKLPLRKGKAQMGGAGNSGAKTIPIVIDPLRLKMGSVDYRETITPIIELREILGRYADGMIGNNAVLGKPLMVNYTSGYLLQLDSLAPSALEGYTRLPARLENNRIYVECELDVDSLQRLKGDFLLDLGCGGTVVLTNETRKKLDLSGKPQAECYFSNLGVGGSGTTVDFRTASFKFLDQLRNVVVSASRSTQGALSRRPYLGLIGNDILCHYDLIIDATGKALYARRNSVADSSYQHSSRMQMGYVDRTDIAQGWIVSSLYAGGIAEKAGFEIGDTIISINGRPVNGITWEEQRKGLGLKGSTTIEVKKKNGTRATLVINIDKEII from the coding sequence ATGAAAACAAGACTCACACTCCTGGTGGCAGGCCTGGTGGCAACTGCGCTGGGCGCCATGGCCAAGGTTCCCGCCAGGGCAATCCCCTTTATCCTCGATTCTCACCTCTACATTCAGGCTACGGTGGCCGACACCATCCCAGTGTCGCTCATCTACGACACCGGTGCCGACCGCCTGTATCTCGACAAGGACTACATGCGCCTCTCGCCGCTGGGCAAGCTGCCGCTGCGCAAGGGCAAGGCCCAGATGGGCGGTGCCGGCAACAGCGGTGCCAAGACCATACCGATTGTCATCGACCCGCTGCGGCTGAAAATGGGCAGTGTGGACTATCGCGAGACCATCACGCCCATCATTGAGCTGCGTGAGATTCTGGGCCGCTATGCCGATGGCATGATAGGCAACAATGCCGTGCTGGGCAAGCCCTTGATGGTGAACTATACCTCTGGCTACCTGCTCCAGCTCGACAGCCTCGCGCCCTCGGCGCTCGAGGGCTACACCCGGCTGCCGGCCCGCCTCGAGAACAACAGGATCTATGTGGAGTGTGAGCTCGACGTCGACTCGCTGCAGCGCCTGAAAGGCGATTTCCTGCTCGACCTGGGGTGTGGCGGCACGGTGGTGCTCACCAATGAGACCAGAAAAAAACTCGACTTGAGCGGCAAGCCCCAGGCCGAGTGCTACTTTTCCAACTTGGGAGTGGGGGGCAGCGGCACCACCGTCGACTTCAGAACCGCGTCGTTCAAGTTTCTCGACCAGCTGCGCAACGTGGTTGTGTCGGCCTCGCGCAGCACCCAGGGCGCATTGTCGCGTCGTCCCTATCTGGGCTTGATAGGCAACGATATCTTGTGCCACTACGACCTCATCATCGATGCCACGGGCAAGGCTCTTTACGCCCGCCGCAACAGCGTTGCCGACAGCTCCTATCAGCACAGCTCGCGCATGCAGATGGGCTATGTCGACCGCACCGACATCGCCCAGGGGTGGATTGTGAGCAGCCTCTATGCCGGCGGCATCGCCGAGAAAGCCGGTTTCGAGATAGGCGACACGATCATCTCGATCAACGGCCGCCCCGTGAACGGCATCACGTGGGAGGAGCAGCGCAAGGGGCTCGGGCTCAAGGGTAGCACCACCATCGAGGTGAAGAAAAAGAACGGCACTCGAGCCACCCTCGTCATCAACATCGACAAGGAGATCATATAG
- a CDS encoding ATP-dependent DNA helicase yields MQQLPYEPNQEQLTLVAAMAHFLFYGGERAVFVLNGYAGTGKTSMVGGIVKALSLRGIKTVLLAPTGRAAKVFAEYSGHTAYTIHRRIYRQAGYLEAGFGLAENKQTDTLYVVDEASMISNSAGEGSIFGTGRLLDDLMHYVYNGRGCRLVLMGDAAQLPPVGQSESPALNAKVLQGYGLTVYNLHLKAIARQAAQSGILYNATILRQVMESGVLCAPRLELKRFPDIDAITGEFLLETIGDCYDRDGMNETIVVTRSNKRATMFNLGIRNSLLYREEELVSGDMLLVSKNNYYWAADYEQMDFIANGDVVRVTRVWGDIERRYGLDFANVTVQFPDHGDLEMDAKIIVDCLVSDTPGLTPAQSESLYQGVLAQYSGDKRSRYREMKKDPYFNALQVKYAYAVTCHKAQGGQWRNVFVDMGSIMPDAFATLSFYRWLYTAITRARDRVYLINCPLESDLPGQDE; encoded by the coding sequence ATGCAGCAGCTGCCCTATGAGCCCAACCAGGAGCAACTCACGCTCGTTGCGGCGATGGCCCACTTCTTGTTCTACGGTGGCGAGCGGGCGGTGTTTGTGCTCAACGGCTATGCCGGCACGGGCAAGACCTCGATGGTGGGCGGCATTGTCAAGGCCTTGAGCCTGCGCGGCATCAAGACGGTGCTCTTGGCTCCCACCGGGCGTGCGGCCAAGGTGTTTGCCGAGTACTCGGGGCACACGGCCTACACCATACACCGGCGCATCTACCGGCAGGCGGGCTACCTGGAGGCTGGCTTCGGGCTGGCCGAGAACAAGCAGACCGACACGCTCTATGTGGTCGACGAGGCCTCGATGATAAGCAACAGCGCGGGCGAGGGCTCGATATTTGGCACGGGGCGGCTACTCGACGACTTGATGCACTATGTGTACAACGGGCGTGGCTGCCGGCTGGTGCTCATGGGCGATGCGGCCCAGCTGCCTCCTGTGGGGCAGAGCGAGAGCCCTGCGCTCAATGCCAAGGTGCTGCAGGGCTACGGGCTCACGGTCTACAACCTGCATCTCAAGGCCATTGCCCGGCAGGCGGCCCAGTCGGGCATATTGTACAACGCTACCATTCTGCGCCAGGTGATGGAGAGCGGGGTGCTGTGTGCGCCCAGGCTGGAGCTGAAGCGTTTCCCCGACATCGATGCCATCACGGGCGAGTTTCTGCTCGAGACCATAGGCGACTGCTACGACCGCGATGGCATGAACGAGACTATCGTGGTCACGCGCAGCAACAAGCGAGCCACGATGTTCAACTTGGGCATACGCAACAGTTTGCTCTACCGCGAGGAGGAGCTCGTGAGTGGCGACATGCTGCTGGTGTCGAAAAACAACTACTATTGGGCGGCCGACTATGAGCAGATGGATTTCATCGCCAATGGCGACGTGGTGAGGGTGACACGCGTGTGGGGCGACATCGAGCGCCGCTACGGGCTCGACTTTGCCAACGTCACCGTGCAGTTTCCTGACCACGGCGACCTGGAGATGGACGCTAAAATCATTGTCGACTGCCTGGTGAGCGACACTCCGGGTCTCACGCCGGCACAGAGCGAGTCCCTGTATCAGGGCGTGCTGGCCCAGTATAGCGGCGACAAGCGCTCGCGTTACCGCGAGATGAAGAAAGATCCCTACTTCAATGCGCTGCAGGTGAAGTATGCCTATGCCGTGACTTGCCACAAGGCGCAGGGTGGGCAGTGGCGCAACGTGTTTGTCGACATGGGCAGCATCATGCCCGACGCCTTCGCCACGCTCAGCTTCTACCGCTGGCTCTACACGGCCATCACGCGTGCCCGCGACAGGGTGTATCTCATCAACTGCCCGCTCGAGAGCGACCTGCCCGGGCAGGACGAATAG
- a CDS encoding alpha/beta hydrolase family protein translates to MRTAIALFLAIMAISHMGAQPKRAFTIADLYRVQSVSGLNLSPDGKTLAFAVTKKDLKAHKSATAIQIMNLAAKGAPAFKPMTEGKSSGAQYSPDGKWIYYNGTATTLDDDGKENKTPQVFRCNVATGAVEQVTQYPLGVSGAVLSPDGNLLAFAAQVYPDLGGADGKANAERARKRAEGPVQGHIADKLLYRHWTDYADGKYSHIIVYNIAAKTYVDVTPGEYVTPTFGNTPGFAFSPDSKELCYVSNHTAHPEANTNCDLYIVPVTGGQARCITAANEAWDGDPAYSPDGKYIAYRTQAVPGHESDRFRLALYDRATGAKTLLTENLDNWVDAYKWMPDSRTIYFIVEETGEKPLYKVDIKSGKWAKVIPDRAIFDFAVAPDGYIYYTYSTTGKPVALYRSKDGRKEQQLTFLNQALEDEVDIRPSEVMWVDGSDGAKIECFVVKPHNFDPAKKYPLVINVHGGPQMQWLNSFRGDWQVYPGAGYVVAYPNPHGSTGYGQAFTTAISGDWGGKPYQDVMAVTEALSKLPYVDATRMGAMGWSYGGYFMNWLQGHEHPFKCLASMMGLYDLRSMWGATEELWFPNFDLKGQPWNSDLYQKFSPSNYVSNFKTPTLIITGERDYRVSYTQSLQYFSVLQTLGIPSRLIIFSNDGHWPDELNSMPVYYNAHLEWFHKYLGGDPAPWDTKKMMDNDVQY, encoded by the coding sequence ATGAGAACAGCAATTGCATTATTTTTAGCTATCATGGCAATATCGCACATGGGCGCGCAACCGAAGCGCGCCTTCACCATTGCCGACCTCTACCGCGTGCAGAGCGTGTCGGGCCTCAACCTCTCGCCCGACGGCAAGACGCTGGCCTTTGCCGTCACCAAGAAGGACCTCAAGGCACACAAGTCGGCAACCGCAATACAAATCATGAACCTTGCCGCCAAGGGAGCGCCCGCCTTCAAGCCCATGACCGAGGGCAAGTCGAGCGGAGCGCAATATAGCCCCGACGGCAAGTGGATATACTACAACGGCACGGCCACAACGCTCGACGACGACGGCAAGGAGAACAAGACGCCACAGGTGTTTCGCTGCAACGTGGCCACAGGCGCCGTCGAGCAGGTGACACAATATCCACTCGGCGTGAGCGGCGCTGTGCTCAGCCCCGACGGCAACCTGCTGGCCTTTGCCGCCCAAGTCTATCCCGACCTGGGAGGAGCCGACGGCAAGGCCAATGCCGAGCGCGCCCGCAAGCGCGCCGAGGGCCCCGTGCAAGGCCACATCGCCGACAAACTGCTCTATCGCCACTGGACCGACTATGCCGACGGCAAGTATTCCCACATCATCGTCTACAACATCGCGGCCAAGACCTATGTCGATGTCACCCCAGGCGAGTATGTGACGCCCACCTTTGGCAACACCCCGGGCTTTGCCTTCTCGCCCGACAGCAAGGAGCTGTGCTACGTGAGCAACCACACGGCCCACCCCGAGGCCAACACCAACTGCGACCTCTACATCGTGCCCGTGACGGGCGGCCAGGCCCGCTGCATCACCGCTGCCAATGAGGCTTGGGACGGCGACCCCGCCTATTCGCCCGACGGCAAGTATATCGCCTATCGCACCCAGGCCGTGCCCGGCCACGAGAGCGACCGCTTCCGCCTGGCCCTCTACGACCGTGCCACGGGCGCCAAGACCCTGCTCACCGAGAACCTCGACAACTGGGTCGACGCCTACAAGTGGATGCCCGACAGCCGCACCATCTACTTCATCGTCGAGGAAACCGGCGAGAAGCCCCTCTACAAGGTCGACATCAAGAGCGGCAAGTGGGCCAAGGTGATACCCGACCGCGCCATCTTCGACTTTGCCGTGGCCCCCGACGGCTACATCTACTACACCTACTCGACCACCGGCAAGCCCGTGGCCCTGTACCGCAGCAAGGACGGACGCAAGGAGCAACAGCTCACCTTCCTCAACCAGGCACTTGAAGACGAGGTCGACATTCGCCCCAGCGAGGTGATGTGGGTCGACGGCAGCGACGGCGCCAAGATTGAGTGCTTCGTTGTGAAGCCCCACAACTTCGATCCCGCCAAGAAATACCCGCTCGTGATCAACGTGCACGGCGGCCCGCAGATGCAGTGGCTCAACAGCTTCCGCGGCGACTGGCAGGTGTATCCCGGTGCCGGCTACGTCGTGGCCTACCCCAACCCCCACGGCTCCACGGGCTATGGCCAAGCCTTCACCACAGCCATCTCGGGCGACTGGGGCGGCAAGCCCTACCAGGATGTGATGGCCGTGACCGAGGCACTGAGCAAGCTCCCCTATGTCGACGCTACCCGCATGGGCGCCATGGGCTGGAGCTATGGCGGCTACTTCATGAACTGGCTCCAGGGCCATGAGCACCCCTTCAAGTGCCTGGCCTCGATGATGGGCCTCTACGACCTGCGCAGCATGTGGGGCGCCACCGAGGAGCTGTGGTTCCCCAACTTCGACCTCAAGGGCCAGCCCTGGAACAGCGACTTGTACCAAAAGTTCTCGCCCTCCAACTATGTGAGCAACTTCAAGACGCCCACGCTCATCATCACCGGCGAGCGCGACTACCGCGTGAGCTACACCCAGAGTCTGCAATACTTCTCGGTGCTCCAAACCCTGGGCATCCCCTCGCGCCTCATCATCTTCAGCAACGACGGCCACTGGCCCGACGAGCTCAACTCGATGCCCGTGTACTACAACGCCCACCTCGAGTGGTTCCACAAGTACCTGGGCGGCGACCCCGCTCCGTGGGACACCAAGAAGATGATGGACAACGACGTGCAGTATTGA
- a CDS encoding exodeoxyribonuclease III, translating into MLKFISWNVNGLRAVVGKGFKEAFEQLDADFFCLQETKMQAGQLDLAFDGYKSYWNYAEKKGYSGTAIFTRHTPLAVTYGMGIDEHDHEGRMITLEMPEFYLVCVYTPNSQDGLRRLDYRMTWETDFRNYLLALDKKKPVIACGDMNVAHEEIDLKNPKTNRKNAGFTDQEREKMTQLLDAGFTDSFRYFYPDLEGVYSWWSYRFRAREKNAGWRIDYFIVSNRLAPMMQGASIHNEIYGSDHCPVELVMK; encoded by the coding sequence ATGCTTAAATTCATATCATGGAACGTAAACGGCCTGCGTGCAGTCGTGGGCAAGGGCTTCAAAGAAGCCTTCGAGCAACTCGACGCCGACTTCTTCTGCCTGCAGGAAACCAAGATGCAGGCCGGGCAGCTCGACCTCGCCTTCGACGGCTATAAGAGCTACTGGAACTATGCCGAGAAGAAAGGCTACAGCGGCACGGCCATCTTCACCCGTCACACCCCGCTGGCCGTGACCTATGGCATGGGCATCGACGAGCACGACCACGAGGGGCGCATGATCACCCTCGAGATGCCCGAGTTCTATCTCGTGTGCGTCTACACGCCCAACAGCCAGGACGGCCTGCGCCGCCTCGACTACCGCATGACGTGGGAAACCGACTTTCGCAACTACCTGCTGGCGCTCGACAAGAAGAAACCCGTGATCGCATGCGGCGACATGAATGTGGCTCACGAGGAAATCGACCTCAAGAACCCGAAGACCAACCGCAAGAACGCCGGCTTCACCGACCAGGAACGAGAGAAAATGACCCAGCTGCTCGACGCCGGCTTCACCGACAGCTTCCGCTATTTCTACCCCGATCTCGAGGGGGTGTACTCCTGGTGGAGCTACCGCTTCCGTGCCCGCGAGAAGAACGCCGGCTGGCGCATCGACTACTTTATAGTGAGCAACCGCCTCGCTCCCATGATGCAAGGCGCCTCGATACACAACGAGATCTACGGCAGCGACCACTGCCCCGTGGAGCTTGTGATGAAGTGA
- a CDS encoding carboxylesterase/lipase family protein, which produces MVRQLVILLALLLATGVAARGQTVVNTESGPVQSVTSSAECEVFRGIPYAAPPVGELRWRAPQPATPWDTVRLCSDWGPMCYPMMWARRGNFYAMEYRDTTAHVRVSEDCLYLNIWIPKGERQRLPVMVWIHGGAFWSGRASAREFWGDSLVAHGVILVTVGYRLATAGFMAHPDLAREAGTPGSGNYGLMDQIAALRWVRRNIAAFGGDSTNVTLFGESAGAGSVQALVSSPLCKGLIDKAIMQSGGGYRNIIFPVGRRWSQNFGKSLMKYARCPSIDSLRRVPIMTLNSLVLKLSRRHLKIPFVWPTIDGQVITESFGEATRRKHVLPIPYMIGYNRNDLVKPVMRRAARKWALMENAAGNPTWVYCFDRGLPGDKMKKPGNSGARHTAEIRYVFGTLASSWRPWRKGDWQLSQLMIRYWTNFAKTGNPNGEGLPQWRPYTHDDKCEKHFDITEK; this is translated from the coding sequence TTGGTAAGGCAGCTGGTCATATTGCTGGCGCTGCTGCTGGCAACCGGCGTGGCTGCCAGGGGCCAGACGGTGGTCAACACCGAGAGCGGCCCGGTGCAGAGCGTGACATCGAGCGCGGAGTGCGAGGTGTTTCGCGGCATCCCCTATGCTGCCCCGCCCGTGGGCGAGCTGCGGTGGCGAGCCCCGCAGCCGGCAACGCCGTGGGACACGGTGCGCCTGTGCAGCGACTGGGGGCCCATGTGCTACCCCATGATGTGGGCGCGGCGCGGCAACTTCTATGCCATGGAGTATCGCGACACCACGGCCCACGTGAGGGTGAGTGAGGACTGCCTCTACCTCAACATCTGGATTCCCAAGGGCGAGCGCCAGCGCCTGCCGGTGATGGTGTGGATACACGGCGGTGCCTTCTGGTCGGGTCGGGCCTCGGCGCGTGAGTTCTGGGGCGACAGCCTCGTCGCTCACGGCGTGATACTGGTCACCGTGGGCTACCGCCTGGCCACGGCAGGCTTCATGGCCCACCCCGACCTGGCGCGCGAGGCGGGCACCCCTGGCTCGGGCAACTACGGGCTCATGGACCAGATTGCCGCCCTGCGCTGGGTGAGGCGCAACATTGCCGCCTTTGGCGGCGACTCGACCAATGTCACCCTCTTCGGCGAGAGCGCCGGGGCGGGCAGCGTGCAGGCCCTCGTCTCGTCGCCCCTGTGCAAGGGCCTGATCGACAAGGCCATCATGCAGAGCGGCGGCGGCTACCGCAACATCATCTTCCCAGTGGGGCGGCGCTGGTCGCAAAACTTCGGGAAGTCGCTCATGAAATATGCCCGCTGCCCGAGCATCGACTCGCTGCGCCGCGTGCCCATCATGACACTCAACAGCCTGGTGCTCAAACTCAGCCGCCGTCACCTCAAGATACCCTTTGTGTGGCCCACCATCGACGGCCAAGTCATCACCGAGTCGTTTGGCGAGGCCACGCGCCGCAAGCACGTGCTGCCCATCCCCTACATGATAGGCTACAACCGCAACGACCTGGTCAAGCCCGTGATGCGCCGCGCCGCCCGCAAGTGGGCCCTCATGGAGAACGCTGCCGGCAATCCCACCTGGGTGTACTGCTTCGACCGCGGCCTGCCAGGCGACAAGATGAAGAAGCCCGGCAACTCGGGAGCACGGCACACGGCCGAGATACGCTACGTGTTTGGCACCCTGGCATCGAGCTGGCGTCCCTGGCGCAAGGGCGACTGGCAGCTGAGCCAGCTCATGATCAGGTACTGGACCAACTTTGCCAAGACCGGCAATCCCAACGGCGAGGGTCTGCCCCAGTGGCGCCCCTACACGCACGACGATAAATGTGAAAAACATTTTGATATCACCGAAAAATAA
- a CDS encoding DUF4250 domain-containing protein: MENLPQDPMILLSYVNTELRDNCASLDDFCHLHNVDKAALMSKLKAAGFEYNAELKKFW, encoded by the coding sequence ATGGAAAATCTACCACAAGACCCGATGATACTGTTGAGCTACGTCAACACCGAGCTGCGCGACAACTGCGCCTCGCTCGACGACTTCTGCCACCTGCACAACGTCGACAAGGCCGCCCTCATGAGCAAACTCAAGGCGGCAGGCTTTGAGTACAACGCCGAGCTCAAGAAGTTTTGGTAA
- a CDS encoding MGMT family protein yields MRVDYEAFRREVMSVIAAIPRGKVVSYGQIAFLIGRPRNSRLVGRVLRTASDGPHMPCHRVVNSAGRLAPHWPGQRQLLEAEGVLFKPNGHVDMKQCGWRFMEIDSDDFFSHA; encoded by the coding sequence ATGCGTGTAGACTATGAGGCTTTCAGGCGCGAGGTGATGAGCGTGATTGCAGCCATCCCGCGGGGCAAGGTGGTGAGCTACGGGCAAATTGCCTTCTTGATAGGGCGGCCCCGCAACTCCCGCCTGGTGGGACGCGTGCTGCGCACTGCCAGCGACGGCCCTCACATGCCCTGCCACCGCGTGGTGAACAGCGCGGGACGCCTGGCACCGCACTGGCCAGGACAGCGGCAGCTGCTCGAGGCCGAGGGGGTGCTGTTCAAGCCCAACGGGCACGTCGACATGAAACAGTGCGGCTGGCGATTTATGGAAATCGACAGCGATGACTTTTTTTCACATGCTTGA
- a CDS encoding RluA family pseudouridine synthase: MSNDRIHRFHTSVSGIELPAQFTFPFHYVPHPLAVAAAGEVMRYVATRVEWRHELQAGKMLGVLVVTGDNGLGYLAAFSGNLCHSNDWDYFVPPVYDLLQPRGEFRRGEAAITHLNHVIAQLEHDGQAAACQRRIEELEMQCRVHVAQWKSTMRASKQLRDAMRANGSLKPQQEQALIAESQYQKAELKRIKRASAREIDAERARLEEHESRVAQLKQRRKTMSEALQERIFRLFVVSNARGERKDLVDVFSSYYGCKRLPPAGTGECCGPKLLQYAYGHHLQPVCMAEFWYGRSPVGEVRHHGHYYPACQSKCRPLLDFMLQGLDVESNPLAQPSAETVDGERLDIVYDDPWIMVVDKPAGMPTVPGKQCAVSLLDRLRQLLPQATGPLVVHRLDQMTSGLVLVAKTKEVHKELQRQFAEHSIKKRYTAVVAGQVQGETGVIDLPLRPDIDDRPRQLVDPRHGKPAVTRWKVIKRGHDGTTRIAFYPLTGRTHQLRVHASHPGGLNAPIVGDMLYGTAGSRLCLHAESIAFVHPVTHKEVTVESKAKF, from the coding sequence ATGAGCAATGACAGGATACATCGGTTTCACACCAGCGTGAGCGGCATCGAGCTGCCCGCGCAGTTCACGTTTCCTTTTCACTATGTGCCCCACCCGCTGGCTGTGGCTGCCGCCGGCGAGGTGATGCGCTACGTGGCCACCCGTGTCGAGTGGCGCCATGAGTTGCAGGCAGGCAAGATGCTGGGCGTGCTGGTGGTGACTGGCGACAACGGGCTGGGTTATCTGGCCGCCTTCTCGGGCAACTTGTGTCACAGCAACGATTGGGACTACTTTGTGCCGCCCGTCTACGACCTGTTGCAGCCCAGGGGCGAGTTCAGGCGCGGCGAGGCCGCGATCACCCACCTCAATCACGTCATTGCTCAGCTCGAGCACGACGGGCAGGCCGCTGCCTGCCAGCGCCGCATCGAGGAGCTTGAGATGCAGTGCCGTGTCCACGTGGCGCAGTGGAAAAGCACCATGCGGGCCTCCAAGCAGCTGCGCGATGCCATGCGGGCCAACGGCAGTCTCAAGCCGCAGCAAGAGCAGGCGCTCATTGCCGAGAGCCAGTACCAGAAGGCCGAGCTCAAGCGCATTAAGCGCGCCAGTGCACGGGAGATTGATGCCGAGCGTGCCCGGCTCGAGGAGCACGAGAGTCGCGTGGCGCAGCTCAAGCAACGGCGCAAGACCATGAGCGAGGCGCTGCAGGAGCGCATATTCCGTCTCTTTGTAGTGAGCAACGCGCGCGGTGAGCGCAAAGATCTGGTCGACGTGTTTTCCAGCTACTACGGCTGCAAGCGGCTGCCGCCTGCCGGCACGGGAGAGTGCTGTGGGCCCAAGCTGCTGCAATATGCCTACGGCCACCACTTGCAGCCCGTGTGCATGGCCGAGTTCTGGTATGGCCGCTCGCCGGTGGGCGAGGTGCGGCACCACGGCCACTACTATCCTGCTTGCCAAAGCAAGTGCCGCCCCTTGCTCGACTTCATGTTGCAGGGGCTCGATGTGGAGAGCAATCCTCTTGCCCAGCCAAGTGCTGAAACGGTCGACGGTGAGCGTCTCGACATCGTGTACGACGACCCATGGATAATGGTCGTCGACAAGCCGGCCGGCATGCCCACAGTGCCAGGCAAGCAGTGTGCCGTCTCGCTGCTCGACCGCCTCAGGCAGCTGTTGCCTCAGGCCACAGGGCCGCTCGTCGTGCATCGTCTCGACCAGATGACGTCGGGTCTCGTGCTTGTGGCCAAAACCAAGGAGGTGCACAAGGAGCTGCAACGCCAGTTTGCCGAGCACAGCATCAAGAAGCGCTACACGGCTGTCGTGGCAGGCCAGGTGCAGGGCGAGACGGGCGTGATCGACCTGCCGTTGCGGCCCGATATCGACGACCGCCCGCGGCAGTTGGTGGACCCGCGCCACGGCAAGCCGGCTGTGACCCGCTGGAAAGTGATCAAGCGTGGCCACGACGGCACCACGCGCATTGCCTTCTATCCCCTCACCGGCCGCACCCACCAGTTGCGGGTGCACGCCTCACATCCTGGCGGACTCAACGCACCCATCGTGGGCGACATGCTCTATGGCACAGCCGGCAGTCGCTTGTGCCTGCATGCCGAGAGCATCGCCTTTGTCCATCCTGTCACTCACAAGGAGGTCACTGTTGAGTCAAAAGCCAAATTCTGA
- the ubiE gene encoding bifunctional demethylmenaquinone methyltransferase/2-methoxy-6-polyprenyl-1,4-benzoquinol methylase UbiE, which yields MDNKVEHIMPYGDKQGKTQQVQAMFDSIAPAYDFMNRAMTMGIDKWWRKVACKLVAAAHPAHILDVATGTGDFAVKLYDTIHPATLTGIDLSEGMLDVARRKVEALHLEQHITFEQGNSLHMRYADGTFDAVTVAFGVRNFEHIDQGYKEMYRVMRPGGLLCVVELSTPRNALVRFFYNLYAMHVIPFFGSLKSGDKSAYRYLPESIAAVPQGQAMLELMRQAGFGHCSVRRLTLGTCSIYTAVK from the coding sequence ATGGACAACAAGGTAGAACACATCATGCCCTATGGCGACAAGCAAGGCAAAACCCAGCAAGTGCAGGCAATGTTCGACAGCATCGCCCCGGCCTACGACTTCATGAATCGGGCCATGACCATGGGCATCGACAAGTGGTGGCGCAAGGTGGCTTGCAAACTGGTGGCAGCCGCGCATCCGGCCCACATTCTCGACGTGGCCACAGGCACAGGCGACTTTGCTGTCAAGCTCTACGACACCATTCACCCCGCCACGCTCACCGGCATCGACCTGAGCGAGGGCATGCTCGACGTGGCCCGCCGCAAGGTCGAGGCCCTGCACCTGGAGCAGCACATCACCTTTGAGCAGGGCAACAGCCTGCACATGCGCTATGCCGACGGCACCTTCGACGCCGTGACAGTGGCCTTCGGGGTACGCAACTTCGAGCACATCGACCAGGGCTACAAGGAGATGTACCGCGTCATGCGGCCTGGCGGCCTGCTGTGTGTGGTCGAGCTGTCGACCCCCCGCAACGCGCTGGTGCGCTTCTTCTACAACCTCTATGCCATGCACGTCATTCCGTTTTTCGGCTCGCTCAAGAGCGGCGACAAGAGTGCCTACCGGTATCTGCCCGAGAGCATTGCCGCCGTGCCGCAAGGCCAGGCCATGCTCGAGCTCATGCGCCAGGCCGGCTTCGGGCACTGCAGCGTGCGGCGCCTCACGCTGGGCACCTGTTCAATCTACACGGCTGTGAAGTAG
- a CDS encoding phosphoribosylaminoimidazolesuccinocarboxamide synthase: MANTLVHTDFHFEGQKSVYHGKVRDVYNIDDDILVMVATDRISAFDVVLPKGIPCKGQVLNQIAAQFLDATADIVPNWKLATPDPMVTVGLKCEGFPVEMIIRGILTGSAWRAYKEGCRELCGVRLPEGMRENQRFAEPIITPTTKAASGHDENISKEEIIAQGLIGKDDYETVERYTRALYKRGSEIAASKGLILVDTKYEFGKRDGKVILMDEIHTPDSSRYFYADGYEEKLEKGEPQKQLSKEFVRQWLIEHDFMGKPGQQVPEMTDAYCESVAERYIELYEDITGKHFERNDQQGVDLAARIETNVKNYLKTR, encoded by the coding sequence ATGGCTAACACATTAGTTCACACCGATTTTCATTTTGAAGGTCAAAAGAGTGTTTATCATGGCAAAGTGCGCGACGTGTACAACATCGACGACGACATCCTGGTGATGGTGGCTACCGACCGCATCTCGGCATTCGACGTCGTCCTGCCCAAGGGCATTCCCTGCAAGGGCCAGGTGCTCAACCAGATCGCCGCTCAGTTTCTCGACGCCACGGCCGACATCGTGCCCAACTGGAAGCTGGCCACCCCCGACCCCATGGTCACCGTGGGTCTCAAGTGCGAAGGCTTCCCCGTTGAGATGATCATACGCGGCATTCTCACCGGCAGTGCCTGGCGTGCCTACAAGGAAGGCTGCCGCGAGCTGTGCGGCGTGCGTCTGCCCGAGGGCATGCGCGAGAACCAGCGCTTTGCCGAGCCCATCATCACTCCCACCACCAAGGCTGCCAGCGGCCACGACGAGAACATCTCCAAGGAGGAAATCATTGCCCAGGGCCTCATCGGCAAAGACGACTATGAGACGGTAGAGCGCTACACCCGCGCCCTGTACAAGCGCGGCAGCGAGATTGCCGCCAGCAAGGGCCTGATACTGGTCGACACCAAGTATGAGTTTGGCAAGCGCGACGGCAAGGTGATACTCATGGACGAGATACACACGCCCGACTCGTCACGCTACTTCTATGCCGACGGCTATGAGGAGAAACTGGAAAAGGGCGAGCCGCAGAAGCAACTGAGCAAGGAGTTTGTGCGCCAGTGGCTCATCGAGCACGACTTCATGGGCAAGCCCGGCCAGCAAGTGCCCGAGATGACCGATGCCTATTGCGAGTCGGTGGCCGAGCGCTACATCGAGCTCTACGAGGACATCACCGGCAAACACTTCGAGCGCAACGACCAGCAAGGCGTCGACCTGGCCGCACGCATCGAGACCAACGTGAAAAATTACTTGAAAACCCGTTAA